Genomic segment of Streptomyces longhuiensis:
GCCGCGCGCCCGGGGGTGCCGTACGGGGCAGTCCGGACCGCAGGACCTCGATCAGCGCGTGCGCCCTCGGCGAGGCCGTGAGCTCCTCGAAGGTGACCGGACGGCCGGTGGGGTCGGCGATCGGGAGCCGCCAGTTCGGGTACTCGTCCCAGGTCCCCGGCAGGTTCTGCGGGCGCCGGTCGCCGACCGCGTCGGGCAGCCAGACGCCGACCATGCGGGCCGGGGTCAGCAGCAGGAAGCGGTGGACGGCGCGGATCTCCTCCTCCTCGCTCGGCCCCTGCCCACCGCCGCCGGGCAGCAGCCCGAGGCGCGCGAACAGGGCGGTCCACTCGGCGACTTCCGCCGTGGCCTCGGCCTGCTCCGGCGCGAGCGGCCGCCCGAGGAGGCCGAGGCTGTCGCGCAGCCGCACATGGTCGCCGGTCAGCCGGGCCGCGGTGGACGGCAGGTCGTGGGTGGTGGCGGTGGCCACGCAGCCCGTCCGCCACCGCTCCGGCGGCACCGGGCGGCCCGTGCCGTCCCAGTCCCGCTCGAACCACAGCACGGACGTGCCGAGCACCCCGCGCGCGTCCAGGGCCTCCCGGACGCCGGGCTCGACCGTGCCGAGGTCCTCGCCTATCACCAGGGCGTCGGCGCGATCGGCCTCCAGGGCGAGTACGGCGAGCATCGCCTCCGCGTCGTAGCGGACGTACGCGCCCTCGGTCGGCGGCTGCCCGGCAGGCACCCACCACAGCCGGAACAGGCCCATGACGTGGTCGATGCGGACCGCCCCCGCGTGGGCGAGCAGCCCGCGCAGGAGCGCGCGGTACGGGGCGTAGCCGACGGCGGCGAGCCGGTCGGGACGCCAGGGCGGCAGACCCCAGTCCTGGCCGCGGGAGTTGAAGGCGTCCGGGGGCGCGCCGACGGACATGCCCGCGGCGAAGACGTGCTGCTGGGCCCAGGCGTCGGCACCTTGCGGGTGTACGCCCACGGCCAGGTCGTGGACGATTCCGACGGGCATGCCCGCGTCGCGCGCGGAGCTCTGGGCGGTGGCCAGTTGGGTGTCGGTGAGCCAGGCGAGGTGGCTGTGGAAGTCGACGCGGTCCATCAACTCGGCGCGGGCTTCGGCGGTTTCGCGCGATCCGGGGTCGCGCAGGGGCTCGGGCCAGGTGTGCCAGTCGGGGCCGTGCCGCTCGGCGAGCGCGCACCAGGTGGCGTGGTGGTCCAGGTCCGCGCCCTGCTCGGCGAGGAAGTCCCAGTAGGCGGCGCGGCGGCCGGGGCCGAGCGGGACGCGCAGGACGTGGTCGAGGGCGCGGCGCTTGAGGTCCCACACGGCGTCGCGGTCGATCAGGGCGCCCTTGTGCAGGACGCCGTCGCGCAGCCGGGCGGCCTCCGTGAGCAGCTCGCGCACGCGTTCGCGGTCGGCATCGGGCAGATAGGCGTACTCGGGGATGTCCTCGACGCGCAGGTGTACCGGGTCGGGGAAGCGGCGCGACGACGGGCGGTACGGGGAGGGGTCCGAGGGCCCTTCCCCGCGGGGTACGGCCGCGTGCAACGGGTTGACCTGCACGAACCCCGCGCCGGCGGTGCGGCCCGCCCAGGCCGCGAGCTCGGCCAGGTCACCGAGGTCGCCCATGCCCCAGGACTTCGCCGACAGGAGGGAGTAGAGCTGGACGAGCAGCCCGTACGTGCGCTCGCCCGGGGTGCGCACGCGCGGCGGTGCGACGATCAGGTGCGCTTCGGC
This window contains:
- the malQ gene encoding 4-alpha-glucanotransferase is translated as MTLARLAALHGVAPSYSPSPGRTVEAPDAALIAVLAALGVDARTPESVRDALAAREAEAAARLLPPTVVMWAGEPAPAWARELPEDVTLQLTTEQGERVDGWLPSGSVPLGVHRLRATAPDGIAAEAHLIVAPPRVRTPGERTYGLLVQLYSLLSAKSWGMGDLGDLAELAAWAGRTAGAGFVQVNPLHAAVPRGEGPSDPSPYRPSSRRFPDPVHLRVEDIPEYAYLPDADRERVRELLTEAARLRDGVLHKGALIDRDAVWDLKRRALDHVLRVPLGPGRRAAYWDFLAEQGADLDHHATWCALAERHGPDWHTWPEPLRDPGSRETAEARAELMDRVDFHSHLAWLTDTQLATAQSSARDAGMPVGIVHDLAVGVHPQGADAWAQQHVFAAGMSVGAPPDAFNSRGQDWGLPPWRPDRLAAVGYAPYRALLRGLLAHAGAVRIDHVMGLFRLWWVPAGQPPTEGAYVRYDAEAMLAVLALEADRADALVIGEDLGTVEPGVREALDARGVLGTSVLWFERDWDGTGRPVPPERWRTGCVATATTHDLPSTAARLTGDHVRLRDSLGLLGRPLAPEQAEATAEVAEWTALFARLGLLPGGGGQGPSEEEEIRAVHRFLLLTPARMVGVWLPDAVGDRRPQNLPGTWDEYPNWRLPIADPTGRPVTFEELTASPRAHALIEVLRSGLPRTAPPGARLV